The Equus asinus isolate D_3611 breed Donkey chromosome 22, EquAss-T2T_v2, whole genome shotgun sequence genome has a segment encoding these proteins:
- the LOC106832600 gene encoding olfactory receptor 2AP1-like produces the protein MGNQTSVKEFILLGLTNDAELQAVLFLFLLLIYILSVMGNLTIIILTLLDYRLQTPMYFFLRNFSILEISFTSVFVPKMLVNIGTGDKTISFAGCFTQYFFAILLGATEFYLLAAMSYDRYVAICKPLHYTTIMSRRLCIQLVLCSWFSGLLVVIVPHTMTLQLPFCASNIINHYCCDYIILLHLACSDTHFIEVIEFAAAAATLIFTLVLVILSYVYIIRTILRIPSVQQRKKAFSTCFSHMVVVSLSYGSCIFMYINPSVKDAATFNKEVAVLNTSVAPLLNPFIYTLRNKQVKIVFKDMVRKIMIFFKKVKLSEINYYNK, from the coding sequence ATGGGAAACCAAACCTCAGTGAAAGAGTTCATCCTTCTTGGTTTGACAAATGACGCCGAGCTTCAAGCGGTGCTTTTCCTGTTTCTGCTGCTAATTTACATCTTAAGTGTCATGGGGAACTTGACCATCATCATTCTGACCCTGCTGGATTATCGCCTCCAGACTCCTATGTATTTCTTCCTCCGGAATTTTTCCATTCTGGAAATATCTTTTACCTCTGTCTTTGTTCCCAAAATGCTGGTCAACATAGGGACTGGAGACAAGACTATTTCCTTTGCTGGTTGTTTCACTCAGTATTTTTTTGCCATCCTTCTGGGAGCAACCGAATTTTACCTTTTAGCTGCCATGTCCTATGATCGCTATGTTGCCATTTGCAAACCCCTACATTACACAACTATAATGAGCAGGAGACTCTGCATTCAACTTGTCCTGTGTTCCTGGTTTTCCGGTCTTTTAGTTGTCATTGTGCCGCATACAATGACTCTGCAGCTGCCTTTCTGCGCATCCAACATCATCAACCATTATTGCTGTGACTACATTATCTTACTGCACTTAGCTTGTTCAGACACACATTTCATAGAAGTGATTGAGTTTGCCGCTGCTGCAGCTACCCTCATCTTCACGTTGGTGCTTGTGATCCTTTCCTACGTATACATTATCAGGACAATTCTGAGAATCCCCTCtgttcaacaaagaaaaaaagcattttctaCATGTTTCTCTCACATGGTCGTGGTCTCACTTTCTTACGGAAGCTGTATCTTTATGTATATAAATCCCTCTGTTAAGGATGCAGCAACTTTTAATAAGGAAGTGGCTGTTTTAAACACTTCAGTTGCCCCTCTGTTGAACCCTTTCATCTATACCCTAAGGAACAAGCAAGTCAAAATAGTCTTCAAAGATATGGTCAGGaagataatgatttttttcaaaaaagtgaaACTATCTGAGATTAATTattacaataaataa